One window from the genome of Maylandia zebra isolate NMK-2024a linkage group LG18, Mzebra_GT3a, whole genome shotgun sequence encodes:
- the si:ch211-227n13.3 gene encoding uncharacterized protein si:ch211-227n13.3 isoform X2 — MKFNADDLGSFTHLLFFKVEYYRSIRYCVKWKGSMCPQRSNRQPRASKKNTKTSPAPEEEVIQRQLRGRRRRGKGSTGDSLCIAGEGTGCDILDIITTQEEKHVGEEDGGKAVEIAHKELDDLDEDRVSVCSSTASGPSFYHSTYRKARPSQNLCLACQKLYQKAKKIKTSIINKLLDNDPMSLTCDQWVLIKKRTSQRWPNARGKLLSHIKKIKKAREKQSEQRVEESAVCSRPHTFLHRNLRRCVKAKKERKKNKNRRKRQRDGSQGTRAAKQQRLHTNTPIKMTCVEPNSRRKSSSQGNRGVTAEAIPSSVTQEATTPSKRTPKQTGRFRNLLAELRSKSSMIIRETH, encoded by the exons ATGAA GTTCAATGCAGATGACTTAGGCTCCTTcactcatttactgtttttcaAGGTAGAATATTACAG GTCCATAAGATATTGTGTGAAGTGGAAAGGATCCATGTGTCCCCAACGCTCCAACAGACAGCCTAGGGCCTCCAAGAAGAACACCAAGACAAGCCCCGCTCCAGAGGAAGAAGTCATCCAGCGTCAGCTGAGAGGTCGAAGGCGGAGGGGGAAAGGCAGTACTGGTGACAGCCTCTGTATCGCAGGTGAGGGAACAGGGTGCGACATCCTCGACATCATTACCACTCAGGAAGAGAAGCATGTTGGTGAAGAAGATGGGGGAAAGGCGGTAGAGATAGCTCATAAAGAACTGGACGACTTGGATGAAGACCGAGTCTCTGTTTGCAGCAGCACAGCGTCTGGTCCCTCTTTTTATCATTCCACCTACAGAAAAGCGAGGCCTTCCCAGAACCTGTGCTTGGCCTGTCAGAAGCTCTACCAGAAAGCAAAGAAGATAAAAACATCAATCATAAACAAACTGCTGGACAATG ATCCTATGTCCCTGACATGTGACCAGTGGGTCCTTATCAAAAAGCGGACATCCCAAAGGTGGCCTAATGCAAGAGG GAAGCTTTTGAGCCACATAAAGAAGATAAAGAAGGCCCGTGAGAAACAAAGTGAGCAGCGTGTGGAAGAATCTGCCGTCTGTTCAAGGCCGCACACTTTCCTCCACAG GAACCTCAGACGATGTGTGAAAGCGaaaaaggagaggaagaagaataagaacaggaggaagagacagagagacggTTCGCAGGGTACTCGTGCCGCTAAGCAGCAGCGTCTCCACACCAACACTCCCATCAAGATGACCTGTGTAGAGCCAAACAGCCGCCGAAAAAGCAGCAGTCAGGGGAACAGAGGTGTGACTGCTGAGGCGATTCCCTCGTCTGTGACACAGGAAGCCACCACACCAAGCAAGAGAACACCAAAGCAGACGGGTAGATTCAGAAACTTGCTGGCTGAGCTACGGAGCAAGAGCAGCATGATTATAAGAGAAACACACTAG
- the si:ch211-227n13.3 gene encoding uncharacterized protein si:ch211-227n13.3 isoform X3, whose product MCPQRSNRQPRASKKNTKTSPAPEEEVIQRQLRGRRRRGKGSTGDSLCIAGEGTGCDILDIITTQEEKHVGEEDGGKAVEIAHKELDDLDEDRVSVCSSTASGPSFYHSTYRKARPSQNLCLACQKLYQKAKKIKTSIINKLLDNDPMSLTCDQWVLIKKRTSQRWPNARGKLLSHIKKIKKAREKQSEQRVEESAVCSRPHTFLHRNLRRCVKAKKERKKNKNRRKRQRDGSQGTRAAKQQRLHTNTPIKMTCVEPNSRRKSSSQGNRGVTAEAIPSSVTQEATTPSKRTPKQTGRFRNLLAELRSKSSMIIRETH is encoded by the exons ATGTGTCCCCAACGCTCCAACAGACAGCCTAGGGCCTCCAAGAAGAACACCAAGACAAGCCCCGCTCCAGAGGAAGAAGTCATCCAGCGTCAGCTGAGAGGTCGAAGGCGGAGGGGGAAAGGCAGTACTGGTGACAGCCTCTGTATCGCAGGTGAGGGAACAGGGTGCGACATCCTCGACATCATTACCACTCAGGAAGAGAAGCATGTTGGTGAAGAAGATGGGGGAAAGGCGGTAGAGATAGCTCATAAAGAACTGGACGACTTGGATGAAGACCGAGTCTCTGTTTGCAGCAGCACAGCGTCTGGTCCCTCTTTTTATCATTCCACCTACAGAAAAGCGAGGCCTTCCCAGAACCTGTGCTTGGCCTGTCAGAAGCTCTACCAGAAAGCAAAGAAGATAAAAACATCAATCATAAACAAACTGCTGGACAATG ATCCTATGTCCCTGACATGTGACCAGTGGGTCCTTATCAAAAAGCGGACATCCCAAAGGTGGCCTAATGCAAGAGG GAAGCTTTTGAGCCACATAAAGAAGATAAAGAAGGCCCGTGAGAAACAAAGTGAGCAGCGTGTGGAAGAATCTGCCGTCTGTTCAAGGCCGCACACTTTCCTCCACAG GAACCTCAGACGATGTGTGAAAGCGaaaaaggagaggaagaagaataagaacaggaggaagagacagagagacggTTCGCAGGGTACTCGTGCCGCTAAGCAGCAGCGTCTCCACACCAACACTCCCATCAAGATGACCTGTGTAGAGCCAAACAGCCGCCGAAAAAGCAGCAGTCAGGGGAACAGAGGTGTGACTGCTGAGGCGATTCCCTCGTCTGTGACACAGGAAGCCACCACACCAAGCAAGAGAACACCAAAGCAGACGGGTAGATTCAGAAACTTGCTGGCTGAGCTACGGAGCAAGAGCAGCATGATTATAAGAGAAACACACTAG
- the si:ch211-227n13.3 gene encoding uncharacterized protein si:ch211-227n13.3 isoform X1, whose product MKFNADDLGSFTHLLFFKVEYYSRSIRYCVKWKGSMCPQRSNRQPRASKKNTKTSPAPEEEVIQRQLRGRRRRGKGSTGDSLCIAGEGTGCDILDIITTQEEKHVGEEDGGKAVEIAHKELDDLDEDRVSVCSSTASGPSFYHSTYRKARPSQNLCLACQKLYQKAKKIKTSIINKLLDNDPMSLTCDQWVLIKKRTSQRWPNARGKLLSHIKKIKKAREKQSEQRVEESAVCSRPHTFLHRNLRRCVKAKKERKKNKNRRKRQRDGSQGTRAAKQQRLHTNTPIKMTCVEPNSRRKSSSQGNRGVTAEAIPSSVTQEATTPSKRTPKQTGRFRNLLAELRSKSSMIIRETH is encoded by the exons ATGAA GTTCAATGCAGATGACTTAGGCTCCTTcactcatttactgtttttcaAGGTAGAATATTACAG CAGGTCCATAAGATATTGTGTGAAGTGGAAAGGATCCATGTGTCCCCAACGCTCCAACAGACAGCCTAGGGCCTCCAAGAAGAACACCAAGACAAGCCCCGCTCCAGAGGAAGAAGTCATCCAGCGTCAGCTGAGAGGTCGAAGGCGGAGGGGGAAAGGCAGTACTGGTGACAGCCTCTGTATCGCAGGTGAGGGAACAGGGTGCGACATCCTCGACATCATTACCACTCAGGAAGAGAAGCATGTTGGTGAAGAAGATGGGGGAAAGGCGGTAGAGATAGCTCATAAAGAACTGGACGACTTGGATGAAGACCGAGTCTCTGTTTGCAGCAGCACAGCGTCTGGTCCCTCTTTTTATCATTCCACCTACAGAAAAGCGAGGCCTTCCCAGAACCTGTGCTTGGCCTGTCAGAAGCTCTACCAGAAAGCAAAGAAGATAAAAACATCAATCATAAACAAACTGCTGGACAATG ATCCTATGTCCCTGACATGTGACCAGTGGGTCCTTATCAAAAAGCGGACATCCCAAAGGTGGCCTAATGCAAGAGG GAAGCTTTTGAGCCACATAAAGAAGATAAAGAAGGCCCGTGAGAAACAAAGTGAGCAGCGTGTGGAAGAATCTGCCGTCTGTTCAAGGCCGCACACTTTCCTCCACAG GAACCTCAGACGATGTGTGAAAGCGaaaaaggagaggaagaagaataagaacaggaggaagagacagagagacggTTCGCAGGGTACTCGTGCCGCTAAGCAGCAGCGTCTCCACACCAACACTCCCATCAAGATGACCTGTGTAGAGCCAAACAGCCGCCGAAAAAGCAGCAGTCAGGGGAACAGAGGTGTGACTGCTGAGGCGATTCCCTCGTCTGTGACACAGGAAGCCACCACACCAAGCAAGAGAACACCAAAGCAGACGGGTAGATTCAGAAACTTGCTGGCTGAGCTACGGAGCAAGAGCAGCATGATTATAAGAGAAACACACTAG
- the dnai4 gene encoding dynein axonemal intermediate chain 4, translating into MSATGGKEGGKRRCSLLLRPSTRTTSVSHGGPRGAHQRSRQTTSVLGCHSRRSLGGSKVLEKNVVQTPRQAVRVFDEVNNDVTPQPLYQADPGAVQPMLFVDEMSVGSASDQPTATGSFTLPFSRSVFGSSRISSQSTTESVDDEDMFSKRDIPLSFPDVKVKKDTEKEQVTEDMLKDITEVFISETDTFSLLDMPSIFVCVDADEAEATIARNHQYEEVCRNRVSRDKHVERSVQTLTGTTKNKHVQSNGLMVVDAATNVTVCDMYEPLSEAEQEETAGICNPVKTDHSEGVTDSSRGADRSVSVGSTATTVSACGSLKEVEVKALNAETQWKLIMLSDKFQLCLQTVERSILQNSFHPQLAAYRQLPVLGDPECPVKNEMVEQRTGGTDGGPSLQCLWVFSCELSRGRSVSCMTWNRKNPDLLAVGHGKFDSGNQKPGLVSCWSIKNLKWPEHVIHCDSAVTALDFSANSPSQLAVGTHDGSITIHSVHSQDNRSRGVSSRESPNRHLGPVWQLRWTQQQVSSTGEEKVEALLSVGADGRISKWFFFKDGLDCIDLMKLRRIQNTETQTGGKRTEMMTESVLTALTPGLCFDFHPTDSSIYLTGTWEGLIHQCSCSNSQQFLETYRKHFCPVNCVAWSPFNPDVFLSCSSDWTIQLWKQHHLKPVLGFTSAQKAVYDIKWSPKWPTVFGAVTEGQLEIWDLSSSILDPVIVQPAAPGVRMTSLLFSSQADCVVVGDTDGHVTVYQLKNLSVGEQSQVDVLEDLICSAASR; encoded by the exons ATGTCTGCCACGGGGGGGAAAGAGGGAGGAAAGCGGCGATGCTCCCTGCTTCTGAGACC CTCCACTCGTACCACCTCAGTCTCACACGGAGGCCCACGCGGAGCTCACCAGCGTTCCAGACAAACCACGAGTGTGCTGGGCTGTCACAGCAGGCGGAGCCTCGGGGGCAGCAAAGTCCTGGAGAAGAACGTGGTTCAGACTCCCAGACAGGCTGTTCGG GTGTTTGATGAAGTAAACAATGATGTCACTCCTCAGCCGCTGTACCAGGCTGATCCAGGAGCAGTGCAGCCCATGCTGTTTGTGGATGAAATGTCTGTGGGCTCAGCATCAGACCAGCCAACAGCCACGGGCAGCTTCACTCTGCCTTTCTCCAG GTCAGTATTTGGCAGCAGCAGAATATCCAGCCAGTCCACCACAGAGTCCGTGGATGACGAGGACATGTTTTCTAAACGTGACATTCCCCTCAGTTTTCCAG ATGTGAAGGTAAAAAAGGACACGGAGAAAGAACAGGTGACAGAGGACATGTTGAAGGACATCACGGAGGTCTTTATCTCTGAGACAGACACCTTTTCACTGCTGGACATGCCCagcatctttgtgtgtgtggatgctgaTGAGGCAGAAGCTACCAT AGCAAGAAACCATCAGTACGAGGAGGTCTGCAGAAACAGAGTGAGCAGGGACAAACATGTGGAGCGATCAGTGCAGACGCTGACcggaacaacaaaaaacaagcatgtCCAGAGTAACGGGCTGATGGTGGTGGATGCAG CCACAAATGTTACCGTCTGCGACATGTATGAGCCTTTAAGTGAGGCTGagcaggaggaaacagcaggtaTCTGTAACCCAGTGAAGACTGACCACTCAGAGGGTGTGACGGACTCCAGCAGAGGTGCAGACAGGAGTGTGTCAGTGGGCAGCACAGCCACTACAG TCAGTGCCTGTGGTTCACTGAAAGAAGTGGAAGTAAAAGCTTTAAACGCTGAGACGCAGTGGAAGCTCATCATGCTGTCAGACAAGTTTCAGCTTTGCTTACAAACAGTGGAGAGAAGCATCCTGCAAAACAGCTTCCACCCTCAGCTGGCTGCTTACAGACAGCTGCCTGTGCTGGGAG ACCCAGAGTGTCCAGTGAAGAATGAGATGGTGGAGCAGAGGACGGGGGGCACGGACGGTGGTCCGTCTCTGCAGTGTCTCTGGGTTTTCAGCTGTGAGCTCAGCAGAGGACGCAGCGTGAGCTGCATGACCTGGAACAGAAAGAATCCG GACCTCCTGGCTGTGGGTCATGGCAAGTTTGACTCTGGGAACCAGAAACCAGGTCTGGTGAGCTGCTGGTCCATCAAAAACCTCAAG TGGCCGGAGCACGTTATccactgtgacagcgccgtgaCCGCTCTGGATTTCTCTGCTAACAGCCCCAGTCAGCTGGCTGTGGGCACACATGACGGCAGCATAACAATCCACAGTGTGCACAGTCAGGACAACAGGTCACGTGGTGTCAGCAGCCG GGAGAGTCCCAACAGACACCTGGGGCCAGTGTGGCAGCTCAGGTGGACCCAACAACAAGTGAGCTCGACGGGGGAAGAGAAGGTGGAGGCCCTCCTCTCTGTGGGTGCAGATGGCAGAATTAGCAAGTGGTTTTTCTTCAAAGATGGCCTCGACTGCATAG ACTTGATGAAGCTAAGGCGGATTCAaaatacagagacacagactggaGGGAAGAGGACCGAGATGATGACAGAAAGTGTCCTGACAGCACTGACTCCTGGGCTCTGCTTTGACTTTCATCCCACA GACTCCAGTATCTACCTGACTGGGACATGGGAAGGTCTCATCCACCAGTGCTCCTGCTCCAACAGTCAGCAGTTCCTTGAAACCTACAGGAAACACTTT TGTCCTGTAAACTGTGTTGCGTGGTCCCCTTTCAACCCTGATGTGTTCCTGAGCTGCTCATCTGATTGGACCATCCAGCTGTGGAAGCAGCACCACTTGAAGCCTGTGTTGGGTTTCACCTCCGCCCAGAAGGCTGTCTACGACATCAAATGGTCCCCAAAGTGGCCTACTGTATTTGGAGCTGTCACCGAAGGGCAGCTAGAAATCTGGGACCTGAGTTCGAGCAT TCTGGACCCCGTCATTGTGCAGCCTGCAGCCCCTGGTGTGAGGATGACGTCCTTGCTATTTTCCTCTCAGGCTGACTGTGTTGTGGTAGGAGACACTGATGGTCATGTGACTGTCTACCAGCTGAAGAATCTCAGTGTAGGAGAGCAGAGCCAG GTGGATGTTCTGGAAGACCTCATCTGCTCTGCAGCATCTAGATAA